The proteins below come from a single Papaver somniferum cultivar HN1 chromosome 11, ASM357369v1, whole genome shotgun sequence genomic window:
- the LOC113324777 gene encoding uncharacterized protein LOC113324777: MSQICNALNEREKGKLPSQPQQIHKSSFQASTLACNESSHNQVNVVTTLRNGKVVDNNVGVLQSFESKSDPPVHTTSQKTPVVEKEPEHESDSKNSTGVNIPAPSYVPVTPFPQRLVQQKKGTQYSEMLEMFKRVNINIPFLEAIKKIPAYAKFLKDLCTQKRKLHVHKRAFLTEQVSSIILNKTPPKFKDPVSPTITCTIGDHTIDPALLGLGASVNLLPYSVYEQLGFGELKPTPVTLQLADRSVKIPRGIVEYVLIKVENFYFHVDFIMLDTQPVQNPHCHIPVIL; the protein is encoded by the coding sequence TaaatgagagagaaaagggtaaactcccTAGTCAACCTCAACAGATTCATAAAAGTTCATTTCAGGCAAGCACGCTAGCTTGCAATGAGTCTTCACATAATCAAGTGAATGTTGTCACTACTCTTCGTAATGGTAAGGTTGTTGATAACAACGTAGGTGTACTACAGTCATTCGAGTCTAAATCAGACCCACCGGTGCATACAACTTCACAGAAAACACCCGTTGTGGAGAAAGAACCTGAGCATGAAAGTGACTCTAAGAATTCCACTGGTGTTAATATCCCTGCACCATCTTATGTACCTGTtactccatttcctcaaagattggtACAACAGAAGAAAGGTACGCAATACAGTGAGATGTTAGAAATGTTTAAACGAGTCAACAtaaacattccttttcttgaagcaatcaagaaaATACCTGCTTAtgctaaattcttgaaagatCTATGCACACAAAAGCGGAAGCTTCATGTGCATAAGCGTGCCTTTCTCACTGAGCAGGTAAGTTCAATTATTCTAAACAAGACCCCACCTAAGTTTAAAGACCCAGTTAGTCCAACTATCACATGCACTATAGGTGACCATACAATCGATCCGGCTTTGCTAGGcttaggtgcaagtgtgaatCTTTTGCCATATTCTGTGTATGAGCAATTAGGTTTTGGGGAGCTGAAACCCACTCCTGTTACGCTACAGTTAGCGGACAGATCTGTAAAAATCCCTCGTGGTATTGTTGAATATGTGTTAATCAAGGTTGAAAATTTTTACTTTCATGTGGACTTCATTAtgttagatactcaacctgtgcaAAACCCACATTGTCATATTCCTGTTATTTTATGA